In Salvelinus alpinus chromosome 22, SLU_Salpinus.1, whole genome shotgun sequence, one genomic interval encodes:
- the LOC139549276 gene encoding uncharacterized protein yields the protein MKGDVHREYLSPDLNLLRMYRLYKEKNTTSAKVWVYRDIFKQQGLNFGQPRSDTCGKCDAFFTKMSAATSEEEKRKIAVESELHHRKSEKAYTQLQSDTEWAKANADCHVISVDLQGVMYTPNLTHSNVYYQRQLSNFNLCIQELGKEDPAYMCVWHGGIAHRGSIEVASCILKWVKTKFTPLTKPEVRKLIIFSDRCCGQNKNWRMLNLMSMLVSMGYFTQVEQKFMVSGHSFLPCDRSFATIEKRRKVSVLHTPDDVSKIILEAQPAKPFKVMRLQCEDFRHLPDSVLKRPAGLQITSVRWLKVTVEDPWNLYARQSHSLFEGWKSWLISKPKQGAIPQPPYFASHYPRAYESPLPIKKNKYQDLMTMLNYLPAAARSFYKSLQSESFVVKPSYIINRFFCEFIIP from the exons ATGAAGGGGGATGTACACAGAGAATACCTCAGCCCTGATCTGAATTTGTTGCGAATGTACCGACTCTACAAAGAGAAGAATACCACATCTGCAAAAGTCTGGGTTTATAGGGACATTTTCAAACAGCAGGGTCTCAATTTCGGCCAACCCAGGAGTGACACCTGTGGCAAATGTGACGCATTCTTCACTAAGATGTCAGCAGCAACatctgaagaggagaagaggaagattgCAGTTGAAAGTGAGTTGCACCATCGAAAATCCGAAAAGGCATACACACAGCTTCAAAGTGACACTGAGTGGGCTAAAGCCAATGCTGACTGCCATGTCATTTCTGTGGATCTACAGGGGGTGATGTACACCCCTAATCTGACCCACTCCAATGTCTACTACCAGCGGCAGCTGTCAAATTTTAACCTTTGCATCCAGGAACTTGGAAAAGAAGATCCTGCATACATGTGTGTTTGGCATGGGGGGATTGCACACCGAGGGTCCATTGAGGTGGCAAGCTGCATATTGAAGTGGGTGAAGACAAAATTCACGCCACTCACCAAACCAGAGGTGCGCAAGTTGATCATCTTCAGTGACAGATGCTGTGGGCAGAATAAAAACTGGCGGATGCTCAATCTGATGTCGATGCTCGTCTCTATGGGTTACTTTACGCAAGTTGAGCAGAAGTTCATGGTCTCTGGTCATTCTTTTCTTCCTTGTGATCGATCATTTGCCACCATCGAGAAGAGGCGCAAGGTGTCAGTCCTTCATACACCTGATGATGTTTCAAAGATAATACTTGAAGCACAACCAGCAAAACCATTCAAGGTGATGAGGCTGCAATGTGAAGACTTCAGGCACCTCCCAGATTCTGTCCTCAAGCGACCAGCTGGACTACAGATCACCTCAGTGAGGTGGTTAAAGGTCACAG TTGAGGATCCTTGGAATCTGTACGCCAGACAGAGCCACAGTCTATTTGAGGGATGGAAATCGTGGCTGATCTCCAAACCAAAACAAGGAGCTATACCTCAACCTCCCTATTTTGCAAGCCACTACCCTAGAGCATATGAGAGTCCTCTGCCCATCAAAAAAAACAAGTACCAAGATCTGATGACCATGCTCAACTACTTGCCAGCTGCTGCACGCTCTTTTTATAAATCACTGCAGAGTGAATCATTTGTTGTTAAACCAAGCTACATAATTAACCGTTTTTTCTGTGAGTTTATAATCCCCTGA